From [Clostridium] symbiosum, a single genomic window includes:
- a CDS encoding cytidylate kinase-like family protein: MAGKKVVITIGRQYGSGGADTGRRLAEELGLGFYDKNILRMNSDESGIKESYFHLADEKAGNKLLYKIISSLTPEKGSPSFGSDLISADNLFRFQSEVIRKLAAEESCVIIGRCANYVLNGMDGLVRVYLYADMEVREARIREKDLYDEKEILKNIKRIDRERRDYHRYYTGRDWEDLDNYDLIINTTKIGVDGAVKIIKNYLTVMGYDLEKDFPVE, translated from the coding sequence ATGGCAGGGAAAAAAGTAGTTATCACCATCGGCAGACAGTATGGCAGCGGCGGCGCAGATACCGGCAGACGGCTGGCGGAAGAACTGGGACTTGGTTTTTATGACAAGAATATCCTGAGGATGAATTCAGACGAGAGCGGAATCAAGGAAAGCTATTTTCACCTGGCAGACGAGAAGGCGGGAAACAAGCTGCTCTATAAGATCATCAGCAGTTTGACACCTGAGAAAGGTTCACCTTCCTTTGGCTCAGACCTGATTTCAGCCGACAACCTGTTCCGTTTCCAGTCCGAAGTAATCAGGAAGCTGGCGGCGGAGGAATCCTGCGTGATTATCGGAAGATGCGCCAATTACGTCCTGAATGGAATGGACGGACTGGTCCGCGTTTACCTGTATGCGGATATGGAAGTGAGAGAGGCCAGAATCAGGGAAAAGGATCTCTATGATGAGAAGGAGATATTAAAGAACATCAAACGGATTGACAGAGAGCGCCGTGATTATCACAGATATTATACGGGACGTGACTGGGAGGATTTGGATAATTATGATTTGATCATCAATACGACCAAAATCGGCGTGGACGGTGCGGTGAAGATTATTAAGAATTATCTGACGGTGATGGGATATGATTTGGAGAAAGATTTTCCAGTGGAATAA
- a CDS encoding prolyl-tRNA synthetase associated domain-containing protein, giving the protein MNTEAAHASVLPQEIYIDRTLYTGRPDNFSDRLPKEQRVYTLLDSLNVPYTRIDHDPTETIDSCHEVEQLLNIRICKNLFLCNTQKTNFYLLMMPGDKKFRTAVFSKKMGCARLSFADAGHMEEYLDITPGSVSVLGLMNDLENHVRLVIDQDILNDEYIGCHPCMNTSSLKIKTEDLLKKILPAIHHEYTPVELEW; this is encoded by the coding sequence ATGAACACAGAAGCCGCACATGCATCCGTTCTCCCACAGGAGATCTACATTGATAGAACATTATATACCGGCCGCCCGGATAATTTTTCAGACCGCCTGCCAAAGGAACAGCGTGTATATACGCTGCTGGACTCTTTAAATGTCCCCTACACGAGAATCGACCACGATCCCACGGAGACCATCGATAGCTGCCACGAAGTGGAGCAGCTTCTTAATATCCGCATCTGCAAGAACCTCTTTCTTTGCAACACGCAGAAGACTAATTTTTACCTTCTGATGATGCCCGGTGACAAGAAGTTCCGCACCGCCGTTTTTTCAAAAAAAATGGGCTGCGCACGCCTCTCCTTCGCCGATGCAGGACACATGGAAGAATATCTCGACATTACTCCCGGCTCCGTCAGCGTTCTGGGACTGATGAACGACCTTGAAAATCATGTCCGTCTCGTGATAGACCAGGACATTTTAAACGATGAATACATCGGCTGCCATCCGTGTATGAACACATCCAGCCTGAAAATTAAGACGGAGGATCTGCTTAAAAAAATTCTTCCGGCCATCCACCACGAATACACACCGGTGGAACTGGAGTGGTAA
- a CDS encoding MATE family efflux transporter, translated as MRYQTDIDKMNTNRNLFFMSLPIFVELLLQLLVGNIDQMMVSRVSQQSVASIVNANQIMNLVIIVLSMAATATTVILSQYLGADDKDNSSRTCMVSLLMIGVVGILSTVLVFVGYRPIYKAIRVPDEIFDEASLYLLIVGAFITVQGLYLTFSAIIRAFAMMKEVMIVSIVMNVLNIIGNAILINGWFGMPRLGAVGAAISTDISKLVGLGLMILLFMKRTNVKLGMHFLKPFPTQIMKNLCFLAIPSGVESFSYNMSQMCILGIVNSFGTMVTVTKGYCSIFANLAYVYAMAIASATQIVLGYLIGAKKIDLIQKRVNATMKVALAACVGLAILLFLGSNYAFLIFTDNPEIIALGRRILFIEIFLEIGRAVNIVMTKCLIAVGDAVTPTAVGVIFQWGVAFVGAWVFGIIFGWGLEGVWVAMAIDECLRGLIFAVHFKKERWKKVFRSVDA; from the coding sequence ATGAGATATCAGACCGATATAGATAAAATGAATACCAACAGGAACCTGTTTTTTATGTCTCTGCCGATTTTTGTGGAGCTGCTTTTACAGCTTTTGGTGGGAAATATAGACCAGATGATGGTCAGCCGCGTATCCCAGCAGTCGGTGGCTTCGATTGTCAATGCGAACCAGATTATGAACCTGGTGATTATCGTGCTCAGCATGGCGGCTACCGCGACCACGGTTATTCTGTCCCAGTACCTGGGAGCGGATGATAAAGACAATTCATCCAGGACATGCATGGTGTCACTGCTGATGATTGGAGTGGTCGGCATCCTGTCGACGGTTCTTGTGTTTGTGGGATACAGACCCATATATAAGGCCATCCGTGTGCCGGATGAGATATTTGACGAAGCATCGCTGTATCTGCTTATCGTGGGGGCGTTTATAACGGTTCAGGGACTTTACCTGACATTTTCAGCCATTATCAGGGCGTTTGCCATGATGAAGGAAGTAATGATTGTTTCAATAGTTATGAATGTATTGAATATCATCGGAAATGCAATCCTGATCAACGGCTGGTTCGGTATGCCGAGACTGGGAGCGGTGGGAGCAGCGATTTCCACGGACATCAGTAAACTGGTGGGGCTGGGGCTCATGATTCTGCTTTTTATGAAACGGACGAATGTAAAGCTGGGGATGCATTTTCTGAAACCGTTCCCAACGCAGATTATGAAGAATCTCTGCTTCCTGGCGATTCCTTCCGGAGTGGAGAGTTTTTCCTATAATATGTCACAGATGTGCATCCTGGGAATTGTCAATTCCTTTGGCACTATGGTTACGGTGACAAAGGGATACTGCAGTATCTTTGCAAATCTGGCCTATGTTTACGCAATGGCAATTGCATCGGCGACACAGATTGTGCTTGGGTATCTGATTGGCGCAAAGAAAATCGATTTAATCCAGAAACGTGTGAACGCCACGATGAAGGTGGCTCTTGCGGCCTGTGTGGGCCTGGCGATTCTGCTGTTTCTGGGCAGCAATTATGCATTTTTAATATTTACGGACAACCCGGAGATTATCGCCCTGGGGCGGAGAATTCTGTTTATCGAAATTTTTCTGGAAATAGGACGGGCCGTCAATATTGTCATGACAAAGTGCCTGATTGCAGTCGGGGATGCCGTGACACCGACCGCCGTGGGCGTCATCTTCCAGTGGGGAGTGGCCTTTGTGGGCGCTTGGGTATTTGGAATCATCTTCGGCTGGGGCCTGGAGGGCGTCTGGGTGGCCATGGCGATTGACGAGTGCCTCAGAGGCCTGATATTTGCCGTTCATTTTAAGAAAGAACGGTGGAAAAAGGTATTCAGGAGTGTGGATGCCTGA
- the rlmD gene encoding 23S rRNA (uracil(1939)-C(5))-methyltransferase RlmD yields MEKREVGNRSSQAGRQERTGGQMRRQTKAEPGTKRFGEERKWNEKTERDFKAGKKQESQGKREFKGGKAVDRKGNAGKRKSPCPVYEQCGGCQLLHLSYKEQLAKKQKMMEELLKGICPVKPIIGMKNPLHYRNKVHAVFGHDRKGNPLSGVYKEGTHILVPVESCLIEDEKADEIIGTIRGMLKSFKIRTYDEDTGYGFLRHVLVRRGFATGEIMVVLVTASPVFPSKNNFVKALREKHPEITTIVQNINNRNTSMVLGDKEHVLYGKGYIEDVLCGLSFRISSKSFYQVNPVQTEVLYKKALELAGLTGKERVLDAYCGIGTIGLIASRKAGEVIGVELNPDAVRDAVQNAKMNDVKNIQFYCNDAGRFMVNMAEKGETVDVVLMDPPRSGSTKEFIDAVAKMGPKRVVYVSCGPETLARDLRMFGGKGYRAVEAWPVDMFGGTGHVEVVIQMRNCGLKGK; encoded by the coding sequence ATGGAGAAAAGAGAAGTGGGAAATAGAAGCAGCCAGGCAGGAAGACAGGAGAGAACAGGCGGTCAGATGAGAAGGCAGACGAAGGCGGAGCCGGGGACTAAGCGGTTTGGTGAAGAGCGGAAATGGAATGAAAAAACGGAGAGGGATTTCAAAGCGGGAAAAAAGCAGGAGAGTCAGGGGAAAAGGGAATTTAAGGGCGGTAAGGCTGTAGATAGAAAGGGAAATGCTGGAAAAAGAAAGTCTCCGTGTCCTGTTTACGAGCAATGTGGCGGCTGTCAGCTTCTGCATCTTTCCTATAAGGAGCAGCTTGCTAAAAAACAAAAAATGATGGAGGAACTTTTGAAAGGTATTTGTCCTGTTAAGCCGATTATCGGAATGAAAAATCCGCTGCATTACAGGAATAAAGTCCATGCCGTATTTGGACACGACAGGAAGGGTAATCCTCTTTCCGGTGTATATAAGGAAGGGACGCATATTCTTGTACCGGTGGAATCCTGCCTGATTGAGGATGAGAAGGCGGATGAGATTATCGGCACAATCAGGGGAATGCTGAAATCGTTTAAAATCCGGACGTATGACGAAGATACGGGTTACGGATTTCTCAGGCATGTGCTCGTAAGGCGTGGATTTGCTACGGGCGAGATTATGGTTGTTCTGGTAACGGCCTCTCCGGTATTTCCATCTAAAAATAACTTTGTGAAGGCACTCAGGGAAAAACATCCTGAGATTACGACGATTGTCCAGAATATTAACAATAGAAACACCAGCATGGTTCTGGGAGATAAGGAACATGTGCTTTATGGCAAAGGATATATCGAAGATGTTCTCTGCGGGCTGAGTTTCAGGATTTCTTCCAAGTCGTTTTATCAGGTGAATCCGGTTCAGACAGAGGTTTTGTACAAGAAGGCACTGGAATTGGCCGGGCTGACCGGCAAAGAGAGAGTGCTGGATGCATACTGTGGGATTGGTACGATTGGCCTTATTGCCAGCAGGAAGGCCGGAGAGGTGATTGGCGTGGAGCTGAATCCCGATGCGGTGCGTGACGCAGTTCAGAATGCCAAGATGAACGATGTGAAGAATATCCAGTTTTACTGCAACGACGCCGGACGGTTTATGGTGAATATGGCGGAGAAGGGCGAGACCGTGGACGTGGTACTGATGGATCCGCCCAGAAGCGGCAGCACGAAGGAGTTTATTGATGCCGTTGCCAAGATGGGGCCGAAACGTGTGGTTTACGTGTCATGCGGGCCGGAGACGCTTGCCAGGGATTTGAGGATGTTTGGCGGGAAAGGGTATCGGGCTGTGGAGGCTTGGCCAGTGGATATGTTTGGGGGGACTGGGCATGTTGAGGTGGTAATACAGATGCGGAATTGTGGTTTGAAGGGAAAATAA
- a CDS encoding DNA adenine methylase, producing the protein MNSFISWVGGKKALRSTIYELFPVGYGRYIEVFGGGGWVLFGRPPDPGVMEVYNDFNSNLVNLYYCVKNHTMELLRLLGFLPLNSRDEFNVLRRFLEKQEFDLAFLSQELDLARHNLPDPEFEEIRSLMLEQASIGDVQKAAAFYKLIRYSYGSGCTSFGCQPFDVRKTFHLIWQASSRLANTVIENKDFEALIRQYDRENAFFYCDPPYYMTEDHYEVEFPKPDHVRLRDALARCLGKWMVSYNDCAYIRELYQDYHITAVTRINNLAQRYERGCEFPEVIITNYDPMERKKSGPQQMDLFSAGLMEGDG; encoded by the coding sequence ATCAATAGTTTTATTTCCTGGGTAGGAGGGAAAAAGGCGCTGCGCAGCACAATCTATGAGCTGTTTCCGGTGGGGTATGGGCGATATATCGAAGTGTTTGGCGGCGGAGGCTGGGTGCTTTTCGGCAGACCGCCGGATCCGGGTGTGATGGAGGTGTACAACGACTTTAACTCCAATTTGGTCAACCTTTACTATTGTGTGAAGAACCATACCATGGAGCTGCTGCGTCTGTTGGGCTTTCTTCCCTTAAACAGCCGGGATGAATTCAATGTGCTCCGCCGGTTTCTGGAAAAACAGGAGTTTGACCTGGCGTTCTTATCGCAGGAGCTGGACCTTGCCAGACATAACCTTCCTGATCCGGAGTTTGAAGAAATCCGCTCGCTGATGCTGGAACAGGCGAGTATTGGGGATGTTCAGAAGGCGGCAGCGTTCTACAAACTAATCCGATACAGCTATGGGAGCGGCTGCACTTCCTTTGGCTGCCAGCCCTTTGATGTGCGTAAGACCTTCCATTTGATTTGGCAGGCGTCCAGCCGCTTAGCTAATACCGTGATTGAGAATAAAGACTTTGAGGCGCTGATCCGACAGTACGACCGGGAGAACGCCTTTTTTTATTGTGATCCGCCTTACTACATGACAGAGGACCACTACGAGGTGGAGTTTCCCAAGCCGGATCATGTGCGGCTGCGGGATGCCCTGGCAAGGTGCCTGGGGAAATGGATGGTCAGCTACAATGACTGTGCCTATATCCGGGAGCTGTATCAGGATTACCACATCACGGCTGTCACCAGAATCAACAACCTGGCGCAGCGGTATGAGCGGGGCTGTGAATTCCCGGAGGTGATTATTACCAACTATGACCCGATGGAGAGGAAGAAGTCTGGTCCGCAGCAGATGGATTTGTTCTCGGCGGGACTGATGGAAGGGGATGGATGA
- a CDS encoding AbrB/MazE/SpoVT family DNA-binding domain-containing protein, which produces MSKPVYKLLDSKGRVLIPREMRSAAGMEYGDILALELVDGKVQIRKVELIEVGDQSPEAVEAYVRAAIKTMPDAIRLSLIADLSGLVGQKGGRNVG; this is translated from the coding sequence ATGAGTAAGCCGGTGTATAAGTTACTGGACAGTAAAGGAAGGGTTCTGATTCCGAGGGAGATGCGGTCCGCAGCCGGAATGGAATACGGCGATATCCTGGCGCTGGAACTGGTGGACGGGAAGGTTCAGATCCGCAAGGTGGAGCTGATTGAGGTTGGGGACCAGTCACCGGAGGCAGTGGAAGCCTATGTCCGCGCTGCCATTAAGACCATGCCGGATGCGATCCGGTTGAGCCTGATTGCAGACCTGTCCGGCCTGGTTGGGCAGAAGGGAGGCAGGAATGTCGGGTAA
- a CDS encoding YodL domain-containing protein, translated as MRGIQIENSRILYFGNPAGYISGATAVVDPIFKSEELNAYLERQGGIEAISWKGGVYDRLINGILERQDGEPLKNCRIWQLRPDVDVHMKFSSYDSLVQRFGEPEMQNYRIAYDGEIETNDLEQILEKFDAGQAVPGYEGHPIAVSDVIELYDGEGSEFYYVDAKVFQAIAFEKEEPEQSQLMQL; from the coding sequence ATGCGCGGCATCCAGATCGAGAATAGCCGAATCCTGTATTTTGGCAATCCAGCTGGCTACATTTCAGGAGCAACTGCCGTGGTGGATCCCATCTTTAAGAGCGAGGAGTTGAATGCCTATCTGGAGCGGCAGGGAGGAATCGAGGCGATTTCCTGGAAGGGTGGTGTTTATGATCGCCTGATTAACGGGATTTTGGAGCGGCAGGATGGGGAACCTCTCAAGAACTGCCGCATATGGCAGTTGAGACCGGATGTAGATGTCCATATGAAATTTTCCAGTTACGATTCCCTGGTGCAGCGATTCGGAGAACCAGAGATGCAAAATTACCGGATTGCCTACGATGGGGAGATTGAAACCAACGACCTGGAGCAGATTCTTGAGAAGTTTGACGCAGGGCAGGCGGTTCCCGGTTATGAGGGCCACCCCATTGCTGTTTCCGATGTCATTGAATTGTATGATGGAGAAGGCAGTGAATTTTATTATGTGGACGCAAAGGTATTTCAAGCGATCGCATTTGAAAAGGAAGAACCGGAGCAGTCGCAGTTGATGCAGTTATAG
- a CDS encoding DUF6133 family protein: MRVKIENVKHAVEWKIWKAGMALKNQSGEGFVDTAIKILMAVVIGALLLAGLYTLFEDNVLFS; encoded by the coding sequence ATGAGAGTGAAAATTGAAAATGTGAAACATGCAGTGGAGTGGAAAATCTGGAAGGCTGGTATGGCGTTAAAAAATCAGTCCGGGGAAGGCTTCGTGGATACGGCCATCAAGATTTTAATGGCTGTGGTCATCGGCGCGTTGCTGCTTGCCGGCCTGTATACATTATTTGAGGACAATGTGCTCTTTTCTTAA
- a CDS encoding DUF6133 family protein — protein MKRKINAKMIQIRTKVIRIMADKRGEGFVDTAVKILISVVIGALLLAGLYALFNDSILPELQNRIQQMFSYSG, from the coding sequence ATGAAAAGAAAGATTAACGCTAAGATGATTCAGATAAGGACAAAAGTAATTCGGATAATGGCGGATAAACGCGGGGAAGGATTCGTGGATACTGCCGTGAAAATTTTGATTTCCGTAGTGATAGGTGCCTTGCTGCTGGCAGGACTGTATGCCTTGTTCAACGATTCCATATTACCTGAGTTGCAGAACCGTATTCAGCAGATGTTCAGCTACAGCGGTTGA
- a CDS encoding tyrosine-type recombinase/integrase → MEKNKRFRLVRFAFETRDGGILYRYMITEDKIPMLEVNQWLMAKAMRKASTSKEYGKKLVVFLNYLSDNDADYSVATNEHVKRFIRLLLFGDMDDLKLLYYETDRLYQTAAYYLTVITEFYKWLDDNYGSNMEFRRKSNHYHARKSFLYGQIYNYDYQYILDAALPRQKSRREYIKWYTKEQVDLICSHFTTLRDEAVFRLTLEGFRIDEVLSIKLSDYDSVKQLIQPTRSKGKSEVYTGNQNHLRVVALPELLCILLNRYISTERSDAENESGVPNEYLFLNLQKDNKLGKPMTYHNYYAILKRCARRAGFEPEIIRTHSGRSTKVMEFLEHQAKHPEDDIEDSTIMQCFGWRSADSISSYRDYNNQVIAYETMKKLHKKERE, encoded by the coding sequence GTGGAGAAAAACAAAAGGTTCCGGCTTGTACGGTTTGCCTTTGAGACAAGGGACGGAGGCATTCTGTATCGATATATGATAACAGAAGACAAGATTCCTATGCTGGAAGTGAATCAATGGCTCATGGCAAAGGCCATGCGTAAGGCCAGTACATCGAAGGAATATGGAAAAAAGCTGGTGGTATTTCTGAATTATCTTTCAGACAATGATGCCGATTATAGTGTGGCGACGAATGAGCATGTTAAGCGTTTTATTCGACTGCTCCTTTTTGGGGATATGGATGACTTAAAACTGCTGTATTATGAGACCGATCGGTTATACCAGACAGCGGCATATTATTTAACAGTAATTACGGAGTTCTACAAATGGCTGGATGACAATTACGGAAGCAATATGGAGTTTCGCAGAAAAAGCAATCATTATCATGCAAGGAAGTCCTTTCTGTATGGTCAGATTTACAATTATGACTATCAATATATTTTAGATGCCGCCTTGCCCAGACAGAAGTCAAGAAGGGAGTATATTAAGTGGTATACAAAAGAACAGGTTGATTTAATATGCAGCCATTTTACCACCTTACGGGATGAAGCCGTGTTTCGTCTGACGTTGGAGGGCTTTCGTATTGATGAGGTTCTGAGTATAAAATTGTCTGATTATGATTCTGTGAAGCAATTAATACAGCCCACAAGGTCAAAAGGAAAATCAGAGGTATATACAGGGAATCAGAACCATTTGCGGGTAGTGGCGCTTCCGGAACTATTATGTATTCTTCTGAATCGCTACATCAGCACAGAACGGTCAGATGCTGAGAACGAATCTGGCGTTCCTAATGAATACTTGTTTTTGAACCTGCAGAAAGACAATAAGCTGGGAAAACCAATGACTTACCACAATTATTATGCGATTTTGAAGCGCTGTGCAAGACGGGCAGGTTTTGAACCGGAGATAATCCGAACCCATAGCGGGCGGAGCACGAAGGTCATGGAGTTTCTGGAACATCAGGCAAAGCATCCGGAAGATGATATAGAAGATAGTACGATTATGCAGTGCTTTGGCTGGCGGAGCGCGGATTCCATCAGTTCATACCGCGATTATAACAATCAGGTCATTGCATATGAGACCATGAAAAAACTGCATAAGAAGGAGAGGGAGTAG
- a CDS encoding site-specific integrase, which produces MADKIGIRMVMECAMELQDGRLLPYLMKKARTFTDNRTIITAQSYYRMILGKEIGMNRNKFFAPFVDQTDQIIEKEYALQCRKFPRENEKELSDSKETWRIFFMHGPTLCFQTIDFTIIACPSLRAEVKSYMRCRLRKGQARGEKGIYSISEALNCLSESNPLIRFFTDISEIEAKTLYMKMEKTCGNTDGKAISEIMRAFSLLSLIFEYLMGDERENNLKTPVPRINPFAKFRFHNAREYKIRTDVIPESVMEQIEIHLDELDESQRLNYHIFSQTGMRMKEVLFLEENCLEETQYEGLMQIRYTPYKTLKARRKKSAPDYHRVFISQKLAEDIRDEIKKRQDWRQELGVPYIFVNKRPGFRIGMLNMGNYILLMNKLIKENHICGEDGELWRFTSKQQRKTLAVTLIENGGTVEELAYWLGHLSRNTAANYYAEVRKMKLAELNTKFFQEKFNLLLSGEQLAEYSEEERRLLYMDFRLDQRRVEFGFCMKKMAEGGCGQRNSLYNCVNCRNLCTGEKYLSHWLKLLESQVLTVQVMEEKYRLAGITEYQSFKEYERAVFLRDCYKNIVERIKAGGER; this is translated from the coding sequence GTGGCAGATAAAATTGGTATTCGAATGGTAATGGAATGTGCGATGGAATTGCAGGATGGACGGTTATTGCCATATTTGATGAAAAAAGCAAGAACATTTACAGATAACCGCACCATTATCACTGCACAAAGTTATTATCGTATGATTTTAGGAAAAGAAATTGGTATGAATCGAAACAAATTTTTTGCACCGTTTGTTGATCAAACCGACCAGATTATAGAAAAGGAATATGCGCTGCAATGTCGCAAGTTTCCAAGGGAAAATGAAAAAGAATTGTCCGATAGCAAAGAGACTTGGAGAATATTCTTTATGCATGGTCCAACACTTTGCTTTCAGACGATTGACTTTACAATCATTGCCTGTCCGTCACTTAGGGCGGAAGTAAAAAGTTATATGAGATGCCGTTTGCGGAAAGGTCAGGCAAGGGGAGAGAAGGGGATATATTCCATATCAGAGGCATTGAATTGTTTGAGTGAAAGCAATCCCTTAATACGTTTTTTTACTGACATCAGTGAAATAGAAGCCAAGACCTTGTATATGAAAATGGAGAAAACCTGTGGAAATACAGATGGGAAGGCTATTTCTGAAATCATGAGGGCATTCAGCCTGCTTTCCCTTATCTTTGAATATCTGATGGGTGATGAACGGGAAAACAACCTGAAGACGCCTGTCCCTCGTATAAACCCTTTTGCAAAGTTCCGGTTCCATAATGCAAGGGAGTATAAGATAAGGACGGATGTGATACCAGAGAGTGTTATGGAGCAGATAGAAATACATTTGGATGAGCTGGACGAATCGCAGAGATTGAATTACCATATTTTTTCTCAGACAGGTATGAGAATGAAGGAAGTGCTTTTTCTTGAAGAAAACTGTTTGGAAGAGACGCAGTATGAAGGACTTATGCAGATTAGATATACTCCCTACAAAACATTAAAAGCGCGGAGAAAGAAAAGCGCTCCGGATTATCACAGGGTTTTTATCTCCCAGAAACTGGCGGAAGATATCAGAGATGAGATTAAAAAAAGACAGGATTGGAGGCAGGAGCTGGGAGTGCCATATATATTTGTAAACAAGCGTCCCGGATTTCGCATCGGTATGTTAAATATGGGCAATTACATTCTACTTATGAACAAACTGATAAAAGAGAATCATATATGCGGCGAAGATGGAGAACTATGGCGTTTTACCAGCAAACAGCAGAGAAAAACATTGGCAGTCACATTGATAGAGAATGGCGGCACGGTAGAGGAACTTGCATATTGGCTTGGGCATCTGAGCAGAAATACAGCGGCAAATTATTATGCGGAAGTGAGAAAGATGAAGCTGGCGGAATTAAACACGAAATTCTTCCAGGAAAAGTTTAATCTGTTGCTGTCTGGTGAACAGTTAGCAGAGTATTCGGAAGAGGAAAGACGGTTATTGTATATGGATTTCCGTCTGGATCAAAGGCGTGTGGAATTTGGGTTTTGCATGAAGAAAATGGCCGAGGGAGGATGCGGACAAAGAAACAGCCTGTATAACTGCGTGAACTGTCGGAATCTTTGCACAGGAGAAAAATATTTGTCACATTGGCTGAAACTGCTGGAAAGCCAGGTGCTAACAGTGCAGGTAATGGAGGAGAAGTATCGGCTGGCAGGGATTACAGAATATCAGTCATTCAAAGAATATGAAAGAGCCGTGTTTCTCCGGGATTGCTATAAAAATATAGTAGAACGGATTAAGGCGGGAGGGGAGAGATGA
- a CDS encoding tyrosine-type recombinase/integrase yields MNGFYGTGGRNPFSVNPYSGTVKLDYKYIPDDVADGLDRVFRKEDIELHLKCIYWLLRLIPSRISEILGMKIDCIKSYNGHYVIFIPTWKQNGGHIEPMYRSIHLEMEGIAGYLLSLLQKQQVSANNLQNRLPDLKKGYLFAYQRVLHYKRGGNSRNGVVNVMQIETIRYQFKRLCEQYQIKDEEGEVYNLTSHQFRHNGITDRLAAGFTLEQIADMTGHHGNAMIWNSYAHLDLKPETIVEKQKYVLEESVKPEAGYVLFGGRILNMEAALEKRLLKNIRAQKVPGGICGDITGCKSDMWNCLECDRFVVDSGQVSYFAEEAQRWEEKAECFSAMPMVRDNAKKHAMQYRKVIERIQMEDRHERSTDKITGISGSGEDGN; encoded by the coding sequence ATGAACGGTTTTTACGGAACGGGAGGCAGAAATCCATTTTCTGTAAATCCTTATTCCGGAACGGTAAAATTGGATTATAAATACATTCCGGATGATGTGGCAGACGGCCTTGACCGTGTCTTTCGTAAAGAAGATATAGAACTCCATTTAAAATGTATTTACTGGCTGCTGCGTCTGATACCGTCCCGCATATCGGAAATATTAGGAATGAAGATAGACTGCATTAAGTCGTATAATGGTCATTATGTGATATTTATACCCACATGGAAGCAGAACGGTGGCCACATTGAACCGATGTACAGGTCAATTCATCTGGAGATGGAAGGAATAGCAGGATATTTATTAAGTTTGCTGCAGAAACAGCAGGTATCTGCTAATAACCTGCAAAACCGTCTGCCGGACTTGAAGAAAGGATACCTATTCGCATATCAAAGGGTCTTGCACTACAAAAGAGGCGGAAATTCCAGAAATGGAGTGGTAAATGTTATGCAGATTGAAACTATAAGGTATCAGTTTAAAAGACTCTGTGAGCAGTATCAAATAAAGGATGAGGAAGGTGAAGTCTATAACCTTACCTCCCATCAGTTCCGGCACAATGGAATCACGGACAGGCTGGCGGCAGGGTTTACGCTGGAGCAAATTGCGGATATGACGGGACATCATGGAAACGCCATGATATGGAACTCCTATGCTCATTTAGATTTGAAACCGGAAACAATCGTAGAAAAGCAGAAATATGTACTGGAGGAATCTGTAAAACCCGAGGCCGGATATGTCCTTTTTGGAGGGCGTATCTTAAACATGGAAGCTGCTTTGGAAAAAAGACTTCTGAAAAATATCCGGGCGCAGAAGGTGCCGGGAGGAATTTGCGGTGACATTACCGGATGTAAAAGCGATATGTGGAACTGCCTTGAGTGTGATAGGTTCGTAGTGGATTCCGGACAAGTATCTTATTTTGCAGAGGAAGCACAACGATGGGAAGAAAAAGCAGAGTGTTTTTCGGCTATGCCTATGGTCAGGGACAATGCGAAAAAACATGCTATGCAGTATAGAAAAGTGATAGAGCGAATACAGATGGAGGACAGGCATGAAAGAAGTACCGACAAAATTACTGGAATATCAGGATCAGGTGAGGATGGAAACTGA